The region cttaggtgctccacagcatgtggtatcttcccgaacctgggctcaaacctgtgtcccctgcattggcaggtggattaaccactgcaccaccagggaagtccctcacatttgagggtttttaaaaactgttttggttttttaaaactgTCCATTAATTACCTATggttcattgtttgttttttagaagcACATACTGTTTTTACAAACACAAGAGATGCTGGATACTACAATAAGTCATCAACTGCTTTTGCATtaaattcatatatgtatatgttctgGAGAAACCAAGTTAGTAATCAGCGCCAGGGATCATGAGGGCATTAATAGGGAAATCGTCTGTAATTTCATTGAATTATCAGACATAGCTGTGCAATAATACACAGCTCTCAAGTtccatgaaatatatttaaacagcTGGACTTGGAGCACATGTACTCCCACGCATACATGGAAAACAATGGCAAAGGAACTTCCAAATTTTCAGTGAAGATGCACACCCACATCACATGTACCGTAGCAATCAGATTGAGTAGCGAGATAGGATTACCAGAGAAAGTAAGGTTTGAGTTGAGGGCTGAGTAACAAAAAGCTAGCCATGAGACTATCTGGAGACTGTTCCAGGAAAAGGGAAATATAAGTGTAATATAAGTAAAGCTCTGTAGTGTGAAAGAGCTGGGCGTTTGAAATATAGAAAGAAGGCCAATATACCTGCTGTGTGGTGAGCAGTCTTCCTAGTCTGTGTTTTCACACAGTTCTTACCAGGTAATAAAAGTTTAAACAGAGTTGAAGACAGTCCTTCAGAGACATGATTGGTCAGAATTTGTCCAAATTTTTTGTCTCAAACAtttgatctacaaattcaaaaCGTCAGGCTTTACGACATTTAGATGTGAACATAAAGATCCCATTTACCTAATCTATAGAAATAATGCAAACCAGAGACCACACTGACATGCTTATTGCAGCATTCTGTGTAatagcaaatgtaaaatggaacaaCCTAAGTGACCGGCAATAGGGGAgtgaataaaattaagaatttgtaAAATTTCTGCATTGCTtaatattttcactgttttttcttataatattttaaaacactaatttaaaaaattcaacttcCATTCACGAATTCAGAAATATTGATAACCGTAGCCCAACTATACATCACACTCATCAGGCAAGGGAGCTGTGAGAAAAGTGAGTCTTTTTTAACTCTGGATTTACACGAAGAGAAATGGATCCCAATCTTCTTCAGTTAAGTTTTTGTCTTTTGAAGTTTACATAACAGATAATTACTCTTCATTATGGAGGTTTTAATATTTATCCAAAACCAAGCCGTAAATGAatcaaataaaaaccaaagctACAGTAGTAAACTGACTCAGTTTGCTTATGCTGCGGATGTATTTGAAGCAAACTTTGTTTCTGCTGTAATTTATAAACTTTTAGAATGATTCTTTAATTTGAAATCAGTCAACCCCATTTAAAGCAGctgtttctttatacttttctaccATTTCAATCAGTctttaattcaaatttttaatCCCTGTACGTTCAGACCCTAGTAAATAGGCAATAATAGTTTGCTTTTATTCTAGGAATTGTTCTAAGTCCTTATATGTATCAACTCAATAGCCAACAACTCAAGGGCCCCCAGGTAGGTAAtattatcacctccattttagagatgaggaaactgaagccaacAGATTAATTTACTTGCCCAAGATCAATCTCAACTAGGTCACTGAAATAGGATACAAACACAGGCACCACATCTCCTGAACTTGTGATTTTAATCTCTACTCTTCTTTAGTAAGTTTACAGTGACTAACAAGGCAAAGTACGTAATCTCGGTGAATTTACAGCCTAGTGAGGACATGGACAACAGGTAACTTAGACTTTGGTGTGATAGATGCATAATAATATTTATCCCAATAGACTATTATAGAGAAAGAGTAGTAATTAAACTccttgaaaaaaatggaaataagctCAGGATTGAAAATAGTGAGAAAATGTGGTGAGATcaggctgaaagaaaagaatttaggaTAGTTTAGGAACGTTCTTTATCTCCTGACCTCCAAATGGAGCAGGTGGATTGGAAACATAATGCAAAGATgacatttccccatttctttgcctctgctgttcctctttttcttaaattctaacaCAACTGCTTCTTTTCCTACAAAACAGAATCCAATTGGTCAGTCCCTTAAACCCCATAAAGAAACCACTTCAGAAGAGGATCTGATACCCACTACCCCTAAAAGAGCAAGACACATTATAAGGTGAAAAttacttgcttttatttattgtGAAAACAACTTTATGAAATGATTTGCAATGCAAAACGTGGAAAACTGCTTTGAATAACTGGGACAATAGCTACAGCATGGGAAAACATATGTAAACAAACTTCACTGCCACCAAACTAGACTCCACTAATTTATCTCAGATGACATCACAGAGTAGCAATGGCAGCTTCTGGTAAACAGAGAAACAGCAGCAAAGTCCTGCAGTGAAGCTGTGATTAATTACTAAACTCAACTGTTCACCCCACTAATCCTACAACTTCCCTACATTTATCTGTCTATACATTCCCACTTACTACAGGACAAACACCCACCAAAGTGGTTCCAAAAGACAAATGAGATAGAAATTCACAGTTACATTTGTCTGCAAGACAAATCCAATAGAAGGCAGTGGAGGAAATTGGGAACTACTACAAAGTTTTACTATCTAGTCCAGGTGATGAAAACAAAGTTTTTCTTTCAAGGCTGACCACTGTCAGGAATGAAATTAAGTATCAAAACTCTGCTCACTTCTCTAGGAGTGATTCTAGCTCTTCTTGCAAAGAGCTGAGCTGCTCCTTTTCTCGGTCTTCCTTTTGTTTCAGTTCATCCAGCACAGCCTGAAATCTGTTCTTGAGAGCCAGGTTTTCCACTTTCAGGATGAGATCCTCCTGTCGCTTTGCCCTGTCCTGGGTCTCTTGGAGCTTGCCTTTCATGTTATCAATCTGTTTCTGAATTCCCATAACCAGCTGATTAGTTCCCTCGTCTTCTTGGTGGTGTTCATCTGACTCATTTAGCTTGTCCTGTAGCTGCCTTTCCAGATCTTCCTCAGTGTCAATGATGTTTATGTCTTCTTCATCTTGATGCTGTGTCTCATCTTCATCTTCACTGCTGCTGCTAAGGTCATTGAATATCTCCCGAAGCTCATCATGTTCTAATGAGTCACGGCCCTGCCTGTGGCCAGACATGCCTGGGGAAGAGATATCAAGGCCTtggttttctgcttcttttgtttCATCTTCAGCAATTATTTCCCAACGGGTACTGACAGCTTCAGCATCTGTGCTCAGCAAccgctttacttctttttccacATCTGGAGACTCAATATACTTCTTCTTTGCTGTCTTACGGaaccttctctttctgacattttttaGAGGCAGAGTAATTCCatggttccatacaaactttttctctttgtccttatcctttttcttgcttgctttggGATCAGCAGTGGCAACTGGTTCCTCAACAGGAGGATAGAGATCACCGTCAACTGTGGCGACAAGCATCTGAGAGACATCAGCTGTCTTGTAAAAGGTTTTTTtatcaatggttttcaaactttccATAACACATGGCAGATCTACCAATTTTGACGCCAATGGGACCTGGTCCACGCTGACAATTCCATGACGCCCATCAGGGTGTAACTCAATTGTCAGTCTGTCCTTCAGGTTGACATGACCAGACTGTACCGCCCGCCTCACGGTAGAGGCATACTCCAGAGGTAGGCGTAAGATAAACTGGCTCTCTAGTTCGTGAGGAGCATCATCTTTGCTCTtactcatctttatttctttgtgactcACTTTTTCTCTAATAACCACTTGTTGCACTGAATAATTTCAGCTATTTCAACAGAAAGACCACTTCTTTAtaaattcaagtctttaattACAAACAGTTCTAGGTTGAATAGCAATTAAGCGTCTATTCTGAATTAAGCCCCAAGTCTTTCTAAATATGCTGTAACAATACCAGTCGTTTCTGACGCATTGCCTTACGCAGGTCCATTTAAATCTATCAGCTGCAATGCCAAGTTCCAACCTCTAGATGCCGCTACAGGACAACGCAGGGAAAGCAAATGGCGGCTCCTACGGAATGATGTTCGGCACAGAAAGTAAGGCTCAGCAGATACTCCCAATCCACAAACTCTCCCGGAAGAAAGATACGCAAAAAGCGGGGCGCAGTGAGCTCTCTTCGTCTCGGGTACTTACAATCCACTGACGATTATAAGTCCATTTTCTCCGGACAGGCGCGAGCGGAAAAGGAAGCCACTCAGAGCAAGGTGGCCGGGAGCCGAGCGTCTCCTTCCGAATTCCTTTGTTCTTCCCGGCACTTGGCAAAGCGATCCGCTGATTATCGGTGAAATGGCGGAGGACGGGCAACGCGAAATCTCGCCAACAACCGCAGCTCCAAACGCCAGATTCTGCAACTCCGCAGCTCAGCGGGCCTCCGTCCGTTAACAGCCGACCTAGTCGAAAAAAGACAGCTACGTCACCACACGGGACGGGAAGCTACTGTGAGTCGCAACACGCCTCGGGCGGAAGTGCGGGCTGCCCCAGCGCGCGCAGGCGCAACGCCCGAATACGCGCTCCGGCGTGTCTTGTGGTCTCGCGAGAACTTGGCCTTAACGGGATGAAGACTATGTTTCGTAAAGAGGTGTTGGTTTAGCACTTTCCTGTTGGCGCattggttgggagtccgcctgcagatggaGGAgtcaagggttcgtgccccagtcggggaggatcccgcgtgccgtggctGCTGGGtcttcgcgtccggagcctgtgctccccaacgggagaggtcacaacagtgagaagaacgcgtaccacacacacaaaaatttgttgGTTTAAGGGTACTTAGAGAAAACGGTTATAAAAGGGACATAGATTCTCCCCGCCTCCGCTAAGCCAAGGCTTTTACCGGATCTCTGTGGGGCCGGATACCTCCTAGGCTTCCGCGTGATTGCCGGAGATAGGGCGTCAGTGCGGAAATGGTGTTTGTTTCTGGAAACATCTCGGCATCTCCACAGGCTATATTCAATCTGGAGCCGATAAAAAAAACTCATAACTAACCATACCGTGGATTTTAAAGTACCCAAGTCAGTGGAGTGAGGACGTGCAGCCCACTATAATTCTAAGTCTGTGTTTGATTATGAAGATGGCTGAAGGGGGCCCGTGACtcggtctgtttctgttttgaagacCCCGTGAGGGAACAAGGGTGAttcctctgtttttattttagtttatttatttttttatacagcaagttcttatgagtcatccattttatacatattagtgtatacatgtcaatcccaatctcccagttcatccccgccctcccctcccctgccacttccctcccttggtgtccatacgtttgttgtctgcatctgtgtctcaatttctgccctgcaaaccggttcatctgtaccatttttctaggttccacatatatgcgttaatatacgatatttgtttttctctttctgacttcactctgtgtgagtctctagatccatccacgtctctatagatgacccaatttcgttcctttttatggctgagtagtgattcctctttttaatgtgtttgacGTAGATATAAATGTAAACAGAGAAGGTAGTGTTCTTCTGGAGGCCCACGTTCATTTAGGACAGTTGGCTGAAAGACGAATAGTCTGATTAAAGTAGAATATAATTGAAGTATTACTTCCTTCTACTCATTTgccagtaatttttaaattagtttggaattttaaaaaatccacctcTACTGTTTGGATAACTTTTCTGCTTGCCTCTTCTTTAGGTGGTCAAGTATTCTTCAACATGTATTTATAGTACTTCAGTCTAACTGTGTAACAGTTTCCACTTATTCCTATTCATTTCCATTTACTTATTAATAGGATCAATTTGGTAGACTATCAAAgtcattaaaatttcaatttctatTCTCTAATATATCAACACCTGCATCTAAGTTTTAGAGAATTCACTTaaaatgtgattaacatttagaaaattcactttatttctttatgtactTATTGTTTCCCTCACCTAAGACTGGAAGCTCCATGATAATCAGGAGTCTAATATCATGTTCATCCGGTCCCAGTGCCTAGTATCAAAACGTGGgagataaaaaatatttgctaattgaaTGAAACAATTGATCCATCCACAAAGAACATAAATACAATCTAAATCCTATAATAATTTGTCAGAAAATACATTCTGTGTCGCCTTAAAATGAGATAGAGCCACTTCATATATACATTTCCACTCCAGTCACGGACGGTACCAACTGTTATGAGGCCAGAAGTTTGCAAATAGCGTGTGTGAATGTGACCCCTTTTGTTTCGTAGACTGTGCTACCGTGTGTCATGGGGTGCAATTTAAATGGTTTGGTACCAGTCTGGTTTTTTATGTTAAGTTTGAAGGAAAATTATGCTCTTCTACATAACTGTATTTTAGCTCTTTGTTTTGTAATGTAAAGAAGAACGTTAGCTGATGTATATGTAATAGGATGAtctatttcctctttttgaaGAAGTTTTTCCAATGTGCTTGTCCCTTAATTGTACCTGATTTTACTTACTTCATATATATGAGTTTAGCATGCTAGCCTTTGCATACTGCTTTATTTAACCCTATAAAATGTGAGGCCATGCTTATACatgaaaataatccaaatattgCTTTGCATTTTAATTGCCTATGAGTTTTATGATGCTCAAATATCTTTGTCACAGAAAATAACTTGAGATAAATTCTGGGCAATTCAGATTTGCCAAAATTATGGTGTAGTTTAGTTATTAAACCTTGAAATGGAAGGTTGTCAGAGTTAATTAAAAGGATCAACTGAAGTGTCCCCTAAAGTATCTACCTCCTTCAATCCTgaaacatattttctgtttttgagtttaatacattttctgaatGCTATTTTTTGAGGGGTAGTTACACTGATCTTAAAGCTAAGGGCACTGCCACATCACCATTACCTTAATGTCTATTGATAGATCcagttgttgttcttgttgttttgacTGGGGAacggaattttatttatttattttacttttggctgcattgggactctgttgctgcgcgcgggctttctctagttggagcgagctggggctactcttcgttgcattgcgtgaggttctcattgcggtggcttctcttgttgcagagcacgggctctaggagcgcgggcttcagtagttgcagcacgcaggctcagtagttgtgggtcatgggcttagttgcttcgcggcatgtgggatcttctcggaccagggctcgaacccgtgtaccctgcattggcaggcagattcttaaccactacactgcCTGGCAAATCTCagggaaatgaatttttaattttcttgaatttttttaacacctttattggagtataattgctttacaatggtgtgttagtttctgctttataacaaagtgaatcagctatacatatacatatatccccatatctcttccctcttgcgtctccctccctcccaccctccctatcccacccctctaggtggacacaaagcaccgagctgatctccctttgctatgtggctgcttcccactagctatctattttacatttggtagtgtatatatgtccatgccactctctcacttcgtcccagcttccccttccccgtgtcctcaagtccattctctatgtagcAGCTGGTTTCTTAATGATGgtcttcttcctggcttgcaggctGCAGCCTCCTCACCACGTACGTATACATACACCATGTACGTATACATACACCATGTACGTATACATACaccatgtatgtatacatggTGTAAAGAAGCAGCTCtgatatttcttcctcttcttataaagacactaatcccatcatgggctCCACCCTGATGACTTTATCTAAACCTAATTAGTGCCCAAAGGCCCCTCGTCCTAACACTATCACAGTGGGAgctagggcttcaatatatgaactagggtagggggtggggcacaaacattcagtccataacacagatcaatttgaaaagatgaaatgttcagttaaaaatgattatccaaagagaaaaagattaaattgggtcttaatttaaaaatcaacttcaaATGGTTCTAAGATTCAAATgtcaaaaacagaagcaaaacccaaaacaacGTTCAAGCTCTTAGTGGAAAATACAGGTTAATGGATTTTAGACCTTGGGCTAGaaataatttccttaaaaagACACTGACCATAGAATAAAAGATTAATACATTTGTAATAAAATCAAGAAACTTCATTTATCAATAGACATCTTAAAGATGCGAAAAGGTAGAAACCAGGAGAGGATactcacatatacacactgacaaagaattaatatcaaggatatataaagaactcctacaaaccaatataaataaaaataacaatagaaaaatggtaaaagatatgaacaaacatttcacagaagaaacatATAACCAATAAATGCACAAAGAGATGTTCTTTTGCTCTAattagagaaatatagatcaaaaccAAGATCaggtagatttttttgtttgacaGAAATTTAAAAGCCTGACAATGCCAAGTGTTGGAAAGCATGTGGATACAAGAGGTTCAGGCCTATATATTGCAAGTGCATGTAAAAATCAGTACAACTGCTTTGCCAAATAGTTGAATATTAGCTATTAAATATAACGATTACTCCTAGATAAATACTTGCGAGTTCCAGAATTTCTATTCCTagttatatacccaaaagaaattctTGCACATTTGCATCAGGAGGTATATATAAGAATGTTTATATTGACAGTGGGCAACAGGAGCAAAAATCAGGAAACAATCCATATGCCTatcaactgaatgaataagctaCGGCATACTCACAAAATGGAATGTTTTACAGTagtctaaataaatgaaatacaggaaCACAAGatgattggattttaaaaataaatattagagaaaaaaatgtaccaaAGTATCACATACAGTATTTTACCCttactataaaatttaaaacaactagaaaaatatatacgtgggagtaaaatataatacaaaaaaaattcagaggagCAAAGAATGATGCACATAGAATTCAGGATGATAGTTACCTTGATCTGCTGGGTCCAGGGAGTGGTAGGAGGGACCATTTGTACAATCAGATGTATATTACTACCAAGGTCCTGGCATTTGTGGGGAGGTACTGTGTTCACAAATTCTTATTACTATTTCGATAGATAACtgcatatatagatatacagCTAAATGATACTGGATAGGTAAGTAAATAAACAATTCAGGTCAGGTATGGACTAATGATGACAGTTTATCATAATCCAATTCTGTGAACTTGAGGTCCAAccgtataaaaataaaacaaaacagcacaTGTGAGAGAATATAAAGCACACAGAATCACCAatgaagtattcttgccaaaaatgtttaagCTCAACCAAGCCTTTAGACGTTCTCTCAAGGAGTGAAAGTCCTGAAAACCAGGAGACTTCCTGCCTAGTTCTTCGCACTAACAGACTTGGATATAGTGCAAGACTCTTATCGACGTGGTTCAGCTTTGACTCCACACGGCAAAGAGAAGTGGAGAGGCAAGCataaaaatagaagcagagaattaaaaataaaaagcagtgtgTGCTAAAATCCTTAATGCATTACAAAAGAGAGTAATGGCTCTGCGGCAGCCTCCAAACGCAGAACCCAAGACTTATGCTGCTGCACGGCctatagacacatgaaaagatgctcaacatcactgattagtagataaatgcaaatcaaaagtacattgaggtaccacctcacagcggtcagaatggccatcattaaaaagtctacaaataacaaatgctagagagggtgcggagaaaaggtaaccctcttacACTGTAGGGGGGAATATAAATTGTTGCGGCCACTATAAAAAACAGAaggcaggttcctcaaaaaagtacagctagaattaccatatgatcctgcaattccactcctggtcatacatccagacaaaactaccattcaaagagatacatgcacccctagtTTCACAGAAGCACTAaccacgatagccaagacatgggatcAACCTAAATGTCAGTCAAGAGAGGAAGGGATCAAGacgatatggtatatatatatatacatatataatggagtactactcagccctaagaaaagctgaaataatgccatttgcagcaacacggatggaccaaGAGAGTATCacattggcttggccaaaaagttcattctgtTCTTTCCGTGACATGGTACAGAAAACATCTTCCCACTACCACTTCCCaaaactaagtgaaggaagtcggaaagacaaagagaaataccatatggtatcacttacatgtggaatctgaaatatgacaaaAAGGAACTCATCTgcacagactcagagacataaagaacagaccagtggttgccaaggggcagaagggcagggaagggatggattgggagtttgggattagcagatataaacaaTTACATGGAGAGTGGACAAACAACTAGGTCCttctgtataccacagggaactataaacaACATCCTGTGATACACTGTAacagaaaggaatatgaaaaaggatctttatataataattctaaatactgtgctgcagagcagaaaattaacacaacatcgtaTATCAAATACACTTCattgaaataaatgttaaaaaaacacaacacggtgtggtattggcacaacaacagacatatagattaatggaCCCCAATAAGGAACCCAGAAACAAATCCACATACCGACAGTGAATTAATCTGTGATGAAGGAGCAAGTatgtacaatgaagaaaagacagtctcttcagccaGTGGTATAGGGAAAGAtaaacagccacatgtaaatcaatgaagttagaacactccctcccaccgtacccaaaaataaactcaaaatggcttaaagacttaaatataaagacatgacaccataaaacacctagaagaaatcataggcaaaacatcctCTGACAAAAATCCTAGCAATGCTTTTTTAGATCAGCTggacaacaaaaaagaattaaaagcaaaaataagcaaatgggactaaTCAACCTTAGAAGctcttccacagcaaaggaaagcaccaacaaaacaaaacaaaacaaaaaacctacggaatgaaagaaaatgttttcaacgatgcgaccaacaagggttttatttctaaaatatacaaacagcacatacaactcaatacaaaCCAACAAGCAAACTaaacaaccaatccaaaaatgggcagaagacttagaGATTTATTCAAAGAAGACATCCACATGGCCAATggacacatgaaaaatgctcagcattgctgattcttagagaaatgcaaatcaaaactacaaagtaGTATCACCTCGCACCACTCAAAACGGCCATCACTAAAAAgcctccaaagaagaaatgctggagagggtgtgacaaaaggaaaccctcctacactattggtgggaatgtaaatgggtgtaGCAACTAGAGGAAACAGTAAGCAGTGTCCTCCAAGAAGTTCAAAAAGAGTTacattatgatccagcaatcctagtcctcggcatatatccagacaagaCTACATTCAAagagatacacgcacccctatgttcacagcagcactgtacTCAAGCCAAGATATGGGAATAACCTAAGTGtcgatcgacagatgaatggttcaagaacatgtggcacatgtatggaatggaatattactcagccataaaaagaaacgaaattgaagtatttgtaacgaggtggatggacctagagtccgtcatacagagtgaagtaagtcagaaagagaaagacaaataccgaatgctaaaacatatatatggaatttaagaaaaaaaaatatcatgaagaacctaggggtaagacaggaataaagacacagacctactagagaatggacttgagggtatggagcgggtgaagggtaagctgtgacaaagtgagagagtggcacggacatatatacactaccaaacgtaaaatagatagctagtggaaggcagccgcatagcacagggagatcagctcagtgctctgtgaccacctagaggggtgggatagggaggatgggagggagggacacgcaagagatatgggaacatatgtatatttataactgattcactttgttacaaagtagaaactaacacaccattgtaaagcaattatagtccaataaagatgtgcaataataataataaagtaaaaattggaaaaaaagagaagatgtggtacatgtatacagtggagtactactctgccataaaaaataatgcaataatgccatttgcagcaacctggaaggacctagagattatcatattacaTGCaggaagtcaaaaagagaaagacaaataccatgtgatattacTTATACAGGGAATCagaaataggacacaaatgaacttacctacataggagaaacagactcaaagacatagaaaacagacctgtggtggccaagggggagaggaactgggagagggatggacgggacgtttgggattagcagatgcaaactattctatggagaataaataaagaacaaggtcctattgtacagcacagggaactacattcgaTATCCTCTGATAAACTGTACTAAAAAGGAATGtgcaaagtatatatatatataaaactgaatcactgtgctgtacagcagaaagaacTGTacatgaactatacttcaataaagtacaTCGAAAGAAACATAATGTGGTATAGGCAAAAACCAGATACATACATCActgtaacagatgaaggagccCGGCACGAAATCCACAGACCAATGGACGATTAATCTTCCGtgaaggaggcaagtatatacaatgcggaaaagacagtctcttcagcaagtagtaCTGGGAATGAGGACAGACACATGAAAATCAATGAAGGTAGACACTCCCTCCcactacatacaaaaataaactcaaaatgccttaaagacttaaatgtaaaacaggacaccataaaactcctagaacataggcaaaacattctgtgacatacattgtagcaatattttcttagatcggTCTCCCagtgcaaaagaaatgaaagcaaatataaacaagtgggacctaatcatCCTTACATGCTTTTGCATAG is a window of Globicephala melas chromosome 3, mGloMel1.2, whole genome shotgun sequence DNA encoding:
- the LOC115844201 gene encoding transcription initiation factor TFIID subunit 7, which encodes MSKSKDDAPHELESQFILRLPLEYASTVRRAVQSGHVNLKDRLTIELHPDGRHGIVSVDQVPLASKLVDLPCVMESLKTIDKKTFYKTADVSQMLVATVDGDLYPPVEEPVATADPKASKKKDKDKEKKFVWNHGITLPLKNVRKRRFRKTAKKKYIESPDVEKEVKRLLSTDAEAVSTRWEIIAEDETKEAENQGLDISSPGMSGHRQGRDSLEHDELREIFNDLSSSSEDEDETQHQDEEDINIIDTEEDLERQLQDKLNESDEHHQEDEGTNQLVMGIQKQIDNMKGKLQETQDRAKRQEDLILKVENLALKNRFQAVLDELKQKEDREKEQLSSLQEELESLLEK